A region of Geobacillus sp. 46C-IIa DNA encodes the following proteins:
- the ilvN gene encoding acetolactate synthase small subunit, producing the protein MRRIITMTVNNRPGVLNRITGLFTKRHYNIESITVGHTEIDGISRMTFVVNVDDERIAEQIIKQLNKQIDVLKVSDITDQAIVARELALVKVAAAPAIRQEIYTLIEPFRASIVDVSKDSLVIQVTGEPEKVEALIELLRPYGIKEVARTGTTAFTRGAQKAAPSQKTAFII; encoded by the coding sequence ATGCGAAGAATTATCACAATGACCGTCAACAACCGTCCAGGCGTATTAAACCGCATCACCGGGCTGTTTACGAAGCGGCATTACAACATTGAAAGCATCACCGTCGGCCATACGGAAATCGATGGGATATCGCGGATGACATTCGTCGTCAACGTTGACGATGAACGGATCGCTGAACAAATTATTAAGCAGTTAAACAAGCAAATCGATGTGTTGAAAGTGAGTGACATCACTGACCAGGCCATCGTCGCACGCGAGCTGGCACTCGTGAAAGTGGCGGCCGCTCCGGCGATCCGTCAGGAAATTTATACGCTCATCGAACCGTTCCGCGCTTCGATCGTTGATGTGAGCAAAGACAGCCTTGTCATTCAAGTGACCGGCGAACCGGAAAAAGTCGAAGCGTTGATCGAACTGCTCCGTCCGTACGGCATCAAAGAAGTGGCGCGCACGGGTACGACTGCGTTCACCCGCGGAGCGCAAAAAGCGGCGCCCAGCCAGAAAACAGCGTTCATTATTTAA
- a CDS encoding metallophosphoesterase family protein has translation MKAVIVSDSHGLTAELAQIVSRHRHEADLFIHCGDSELPAEADEIAPFAVVRGNCDWTAVFPDERTEEAGGVRFFVTHGHLYGVKTSLLRLYYRAKETGANVACFGHSHLAGAERIDEVLFINPGSIALPRGRKEKTYAVLTVGKGQALVQFYDVAGRAIPGLEQTFSF, from the coding sequence ATGAAAGCGGTCATTGTCAGTGACAGCCATGGGCTGACCGCCGAGCTCGCTCAAATTGTGTCGCGCCATCGCCATGAAGCGGATTTGTTCATTCATTGCGGGGATTCCGAGCTGCCGGCGGAAGCGGATGAGATCGCCCCGTTTGCAGTCGTGCGCGGCAATTGCGATTGGACAGCGGTGTTTCCCGACGAGCGAACCGAGGAGGCAGGCGGCGTCCGCTTCTTTGTCACCCACGGCCACTTATACGGCGTGAAAACGTCGCTTTTACGTTTATATTATCGGGCGAAAGAAACAGGGGCCAACGTCGCTTGCTTCGGCCACTCCCACCTCGCCGGCGCCGAGCGAATCGATGAGGTGTTGTTCATCAATCCAGGCAGCATCGCCTTGCCGCGCGGGAGAAAAGAAAAAACATATGCGGTGCTGACAGTCGGCAAAGGCCAAGCGCTTGTTCAGTTTTATGATGTGGCCGGGCGTGCGATCCCGGGCTTGGAACAAACGTTTTCCTTCTAG
- the ilvE gene encoding branched-chain-amino-acid transaminase → MGEQWIYLNGEFVTKENAKISVYDHGFLYGDGVFEGIRVYSGNVFRLEEHIDRLYNSAKSILLNIPYTKDEMIDRVLETIRRNGYQDAYIRLVVSRGVGDLGLDPYKCKTPQIVIIVEPLALFPKHLYETGIEVVTVATRRNRSDVLSPKVKSLNYLNNVLVKIEAHLANVSEALILNDQGYVAEGSGDNVFIIKNGVVYTPPGYVGALEGITRQAIIEIAEDLGYTVKEEPFTRHDVYVADEVFLTGTAAEVISVIKVDGRTIGDGTPGPHTKRLLEEFRRRVVAEGVKVYPTNANVG, encoded by the coding sequence GTGGGCGAACAATGGATCTATTTAAACGGAGAATTTGTAACGAAAGAAAACGCAAAAATATCAGTTTATGACCACGGATTTTTGTATGGGGACGGCGTGTTTGAAGGCATTCGCGTCTATAGCGGCAACGTATTCCGCCTAGAAGAACATATAGATCGGCTGTACAACTCCGCGAAGTCCATTTTGCTGAACATCCCGTACACGAAAGATGAAATGATTGACCGCGTGCTCGAAACCATCCGCCGCAACGGCTACCAAGATGCGTACATCCGCCTTGTCGTTTCGCGCGGAGTCGGCGATTTGGGGCTCGATCCGTATAAATGCAAAACGCCGCAAATCGTCATTATCGTTGAGCCACTGGCACTCTTCCCAAAACATTTATATGAAACGGGCATCGAAGTGGTGACAGTGGCGACGCGCCGCAACCGCTCTGACGTGTTGAGCCCGAAAGTCAAATCGCTCAACTATTTGAACAATGTTCTCGTGAAGATCGAAGCGCATTTGGCCAACGTCAGCGAAGCGCTCATTTTAAATGACCAAGGATATGTAGCTGAAGGTTCTGGGGATAACGTCTTCATCATCAAAAACGGCGTCGTTTACACGCCGCCGGGGTATGTCGGAGCGCTTGAAGGCATTACGCGCCAGGCGATTATCGAAATTGCCGAGGATCTCGGCTATACGGTCAAAGAAGAGCCATTTACCCGCCATGATGTATATGTCGCAGATGAAGTGTTTTTAACCGGGACGGCGGCCGAAGTCATTTCCGTCATCAAAGTTGACGGTCGGACGATCGGCGATGGAACGCCTGGTCCGCATACGAAGCGGCTTCTTGAAGAATTTCGCCGCCGCGTTGTTGCCGAAGGAGTTAAAGTATATCCGACTAACGCCAATGTCGGTTAA
- a CDS encoding MarR family winged helix-turn-helix transcriptional regulator, whose amino-acid sequence MPSAMNDKTVAELEKLLRYIAANLKQRGREILTNYPITPPQFVALQWLLEEGDLTVGELSNKMYLACSTTTDLIDRMERNGLVSRIRDEHDRRVVRIHLLEKGERIIEEVIEKRQRDLARVLENFSDEEIVFLERCLRKLHQEMNKE is encoded by the coding sequence ATGCCGTCTGCAATGAATGATAAAACGGTTGCCGAGTTGGAAAAATTGCTTCGTTATATCGCCGCTAACTTAAAACAACGCGGCCGCGAAATTTTAACGAATTACCCGATCACCCCTCCGCAGTTTGTCGCTTTGCAGTGGCTGCTTGAAGAAGGGGACTTGACGGTTGGCGAGTTATCGAACAAAATGTATTTGGCGTGCAGCACGACGACCGATTTGATTGACCGCATGGAACGGAACGGCCTTGTCAGCAGAATCCGCGACGAACATGACCGCCGCGTCGTCCGCATCCATCTGTTGGAAAAGGGAGAGCGCATCATCGAGGAGGTTATCGAAAAACGCCAGCGCGATTTGGCAAGAGTGCTAGAGAATTTTTCGGACGAGGAAATCGTCTTCTTGGAACGCTGTTTACGCAAGTTGCATCAAGAAATGAACAAAGAATGA
- the racE gene encoding glutamate racemase yields MERAIGVIDSGVGGLTVAKEIMRQLPKERIIYLGDTARCPYGPRPVEEIRQFTWQMIHYLRQYPLKMLVIACNTATAVVLDEVRAKIDIPVLGVVHPGARAALKATKSGHIGVIGTVGTVRSKAYEKALQSINPHVRVESLACPKFVPLVESGDFEGEKAVAIVAESLAPLRPRPIDVLILGCTHYPLLAPLIRAYMGKKVKLICSGDETAREVSTILHHSHLLYTGRREPEHLFFTTGSKELFEKISGKWFGKSIGKVEAIRL; encoded by the coding sequence TTGGAAAGAGCAATTGGTGTCATTGACTCAGGAGTTGGCGGCTTAACAGTCGCCAAGGAAATTATGCGGCAGCTGCCGAAAGAGCGAATCATTTACCTCGGCGACACAGCCCGGTGTCCATACGGGCCTCGTCCGGTCGAAGAAATTCGTCAGTTTACGTGGCAGATGATTCATTATTTGCGGCAATATCCACTGAAAATGCTTGTTATCGCCTGCAACACGGCGACCGCTGTCGTGCTTGACGAGGTGCGGGCGAAGATTGACATCCCGGTGCTTGGCGTCGTTCATCCCGGCGCCCGCGCCGCCTTGAAGGCGACGAAAAGCGGGCATATCGGCGTGATCGGCACCGTCGGGACGGTCAGAAGCAAAGCGTATGAAAAAGCGCTCCAATCGATCAACCCGCACGTTCGTGTCGAAAGCTTGGCCTGTCCGAAGTTCGTCCCGCTTGTCGAAAGCGGCGATTTTGAAGGGGAGAAGGCGGTGGCGATTGTCGCCGAATCGCTTGCTCCGCTGCGTCCGAGGCCGATTGATGTGCTCATTTTAGGGTGCACGCATTACCCGTTGCTGGCTCCGCTCATTCGGGCGTATATGGGCAAAAAGGTGAAACTCATCTGCTCCGGCGATGAAACGGCCCGCGAAGTGAGCACGATTTTGCATCATAGCCACCTCCTTTACACCGGCAGGCGCGAACCGGAGCATTTGTTTTTCACGACCGGATCGAAAGAACTGTTTGAAAAGATTTCAGGAAAATGGTTTGGCAAATCGATCGGCAAAGTCGAGGCGATTCGCCTGTGA
- a CDS encoding GerMN domain-containing protein, whose protein sequence is MGKRTVHRWTAPVLASLLLLGGCGLFGNDEAVKEIDPPQETSYVKDGQALQEATGDKKGGKEEAKAAETVKRELYLIDKNGFVVPQTVELPKTQAVAKQVLEYLVEDGPVSEVLPNGFRAVIPAGTTVLGTKLEKDGTLIADFSPEFKQYKPEDEKRILQAITWTLTQFDNIKRVKIRINGYDQEVMPVNKTPIQDGVSRADGINIEASGVPDITNTHPVTVYFVAQQGDNTYYVPVTRRVSNKEKDDIAAAINELIQGPDHGSGLVGVFQPDAKLVDAPKYEDGKVTLNFNEGIYGSNKKNVISDVVLHSLVLSLTEQNGVESVAITVNGKADLVTEDGKPLTKPVTRPQNVNTGTF, encoded by the coding sequence ATGGGCAAACGGACGGTTCATAGATGGACAGCGCCGGTGCTCGCTTCGCTTTTGCTGCTTGGCGGCTGCGGTTTGTTTGGCAATGATGAGGCGGTGAAGGAGATCGATCCGCCGCAAGAAACGAGCTATGTCAAAGACGGCCAGGCGCTCCAAGAGGCAACGGGGGACAAAAAGGGAGGAAAAGAGGAAGCGAAGGCTGCCGAGACGGTGAAGAGGGAATTATACTTAATTGACAAAAATGGCTTCGTCGTGCCGCAAACAGTAGAGTTGCCGAAAACGCAGGCAGTCGCAAAACAAGTGCTCGAATATTTAGTCGAGGACGGCCCGGTATCCGAAGTGTTGCCAAATGGCTTCCGCGCCGTCATTCCGGCAGGCACGACTGTGCTTGGCACAAAACTGGAAAAAGACGGGACGTTGATCGCCGACTTTTCGCCGGAATTTAAGCAATACAAACCAGAGGATGAAAAGCGGATTTTGCAAGCCATTACGTGGACATTGACCCAATTTGACAACATTAAGCGCGTCAAAATTCGGATTAACGGCTATGACCAAGAGGTGATGCCGGTCAATAAAACACCGATCCAAGACGGAGTCAGCCGGGCGGACGGCATCAATATCGAGGCGAGCGGCGTGCCGGACATTACGAATACGCACCCGGTCACGGTTTATTTTGTCGCCCAGCAGGGGGACAACACATATTATGTGCCGGTGACAAGACGCGTGTCCAATAAAGAAAAGGACGATATCGCTGCGGCGATCAATGAGCTCATCCAAGGGCCGGACCACGGCAGCGGGCTTGTTGGCGTCTTTCAGCCGGATGCCAAGCTTGTCGATGCCCCGAAATATGAAGATGGCAAAGTGACGCTCAACTTTAACGAGGGCATTTATGGAAGCAACAAGAAAAACGTGATTTCCGATGTCGTATTACATTCGCTTGTGCTGTCGCTCACCGAGCAAAATGGGGTTGAAAGCGTGGCGATCACCGTCAACGGCAAAGCCGATCTCGTCACCGAAGATGGCAAGCCGCTTACGAAACCGGTCACCCGGCCGCAAAACGTCAATACCGGGACATTTTAA
- the ilvC gene encoding ketol-acid reductoisomerase: MAKVYYNGDANEQYLQGKTVAIIGYGSQGHAHAQNLRDSGVRVIVGLRKGKSWEQAEQDGFEVYAVREAAQQADIVMVLLPDEKQPAVYKEEIEPELKPGNALVFAHGFNIHFSQIVPPEHVDVFLVAPKGPGHLVRRTYAEGAGVPALIAVYQDVTGHAKETALAYAKAIGATRAGVLETTFKEETETDLFGEQAVLCGGLTALIKAGFETLVEAGYQPEVAYFECLHEMKLIVDLLYEGGLSWMRYSISDTAQWGDFTSGPRVINEAVKAEMKNILHDIQTGKFAKGWILENQANRPEFNAINRRENEHLIEVVGRELRSMMPFVKAKQKEVVVPGAKN; encoded by the coding sequence ATGGCAAAAGTGTACTATAACGGAGATGCAAACGAACAATATTTGCAAGGAAAAACGGTCGCTATTATCGGCTATGGTTCGCAAGGCCATGCGCATGCGCAAAACTTGCGTGACAGCGGTGTTCGCGTCATTGTCGGATTGCGAAAAGGGAAATCGTGGGAACAGGCGGAACAAGACGGCTTCGAGGTATATGCCGTTCGCGAGGCGGCGCAACAGGCCGATATCGTGATGGTGCTGCTGCCGGATGAAAAACAGCCGGCCGTTTACAAAGAAGAAATTGAACCGGAACTGAAACCGGGCAACGCGCTTGTCTTCGCCCATGGCTTCAATATTCATTTCAGCCAAATCGTCCCGCCGGAGCACGTTGACGTCTTTTTGGTCGCGCCAAAAGGCCCAGGCCATCTTGTCCGGCGCACGTATGCTGAAGGGGCGGGCGTGCCAGCGCTCATCGCCGTCTATCAAGATGTGACTGGCCATGCGAAAGAAACCGCGCTCGCCTACGCCAAAGCGATCGGCGCCACGCGGGCGGGGGTGCTTGAGACAACGTTCAAAGAAGAAACGGAAACCGATTTGTTTGGCGAGCAGGCGGTGCTTTGCGGCGGGTTGACGGCGCTCATTAAAGCCGGATTTGAAACGCTCGTTGAAGCTGGATATCAGCCGGAAGTCGCATATTTCGAATGTTTGCACGAGATGAAGCTCATCGTCGACCTCTTGTATGAGGGTGGATTGTCGTGGATGCGCTACTCGATTTCTGATACGGCGCAATGGGGCGACTTTACATCCGGACCGCGCGTCATTAACGAAGCGGTGAAAGCGGAAATGAAAAACATTTTGCATGACATTCAAACCGGTAAATTTGCAAAAGGTTGGATCTTGGAAAATCAGGCGAACCGTCCAGAGTTCAACGCCATCAATCGGCGCGAAAACGAGCATTTGATCGAGGTCGTCGGGCGCGAATTGCGGAGCATGATGCCGTTTGTGAAGGCAAAACAAAAAGAGGTGGTGGTGCCAGGTGCGAAAAATTAA
- a CDS encoding response regulator transcription factor, with protein MKDKSFQSKPLLTKREKEVFELLVQDKTTKEIAKELFISEKTVRNHISNAMQKLGVKGRSQAVIELLRMGELEL; from the coding sequence TTGAAGGATAAATCGTTTCAATCGAAGCCGCTGTTGACAAAGAGAGAAAAAGAAGTCTTCGAATTGCTCGTGCAAGACAAGACGACGAAGGAGATCGCTAAAGAGCTGTTCATCAGCGAGAAAACTGTTCGCAACCATATTTCGAATGCGATGCAAAAGCTTGGGGTCAAGGGGCGCTCGCAAGCTGTCATTGAATTGCTTCGAATGGGCGAACTTGAACTATAA
- the ilvB gene encoding acetolactate synthase large subunit, with amino-acid sequence MAKMKVEEQAKTKERMSGSLMLIEALKAENVEVIFGYPGGAVLPLYDELYKAGVFHVLTRHEQGAIHAAEGYARISGKPGVVIATSGPGATNIVTGLTDAMMDSLPLVVFTGQVATSVIGSDAFQEADVVGITMPITKHNYQVRDISELPKIIKEAFHIATTGRPGPVLIDIPKDVTTAEGEFDYDQDVHLPGYQPTTQPNHWQIRRLVEAVSQSKRPVILAGAGVLHANAADELRQYAEQQNIPVVHTLLGLGGFPADHPLFLGMAGMHGTYTANMALYECDLLINIGARFDDRVTGNLKYFAPKATVAHIDIDPAEIGKNVPTKIPIVSDAKAALQELIDQQGKPADTAAWLAQLDEWKRRFPLYYEPEEGTIKPQKLIEMIYELTGGEAIVTTDVGQHQMWAAQYYKFNRPNRWVTSGGLGTMGFGLPAAIGAQLADRSATVVSIVGDGGFQMTFQELSVIQELQLPIKVVIVNNQALGMVRQWQELFYDKRYSHSLIPNQPDFVKLAEAYGMPGLRAKTEAEAAEVLKQAFAIDGPVLLDFHVRADENVYPMVAPGKGLHEMVGVKACEELSQ; translated from the coding sequence ATGGCAAAGATGAAAGTGGAGGAACAAGCGAAGACGAAGGAGAGAATGAGCGGGTCGCTGATGTTGATTGAAGCGCTGAAGGCGGAAAACGTCGAAGTCATTTTCGGCTATCCGGGCGGCGCGGTGCTGCCGCTTTATGACGAGCTGTATAAAGCCGGCGTGTTTCACGTGTTAACGCGCCATGAGCAAGGGGCCATCCATGCGGCGGAAGGGTACGCGCGCATTTCCGGGAAACCCGGGGTTGTCATCGCCACCTCCGGCCCGGGGGCGACAAACATCGTCACCGGGTTGACGGACGCGATGATGGATTCGCTGCCGCTCGTTGTCTTTACCGGGCAAGTAGCGACGAGCGTCATCGGCTCGGATGCATTTCAAGAGGCGGACGTCGTTGGGATTACGATGCCGATCACAAAGCATAACTATCAAGTGCGCGACATCAGCGAGCTGCCGAAAATCATTAAAGAAGCGTTTCATATTGCGACGACCGGGCGGCCAGGGCCGGTGTTGATCGACATTCCAAAAGATGTGACGACGGCCGAAGGGGAGTTTGACTACGATCAAGACGTTCATCTGCCCGGCTATCAGCCGACGACACAGCCGAACCATTGGCAAATCCGGCGGCTCGTCGAGGCGGTCAGCCAGTCGAAGCGCCCGGTCATTTTAGCCGGCGCCGGCGTCTTGCACGCCAACGCGGCCGATGAACTGCGACAATATGCAGAGCAACAAAACATCCCGGTCGTCCATACGCTCCTTGGCCTCGGCGGCTTCCCGGCTGACCACCCGCTTTTCCTCGGCATGGCCGGCATGCACGGGACCTATACGGCGAATATGGCGCTGTATGAATGCGACTTGCTCATCAACATCGGCGCCCGCTTCGACGACCGGGTTACCGGCAATTTAAAATATTTTGCGCCAAAGGCGACGGTCGCCCATATTGACATCGACCCGGCGGAAATCGGCAAAAACGTGCCGACGAAAATCCCGATCGTCAGCGATGCGAAAGCGGCCTTGCAAGAGCTGATCGACCAGCAAGGCAAACCGGCCGACACGGCGGCGTGGCTTGCCCAGCTTGATGAGTGGAAGCGGCGATTCCCGCTTTATTACGAGCCGGAAGAAGGGACGATCAAACCGCAAAAGCTCATTGAGATGATTTATGAGCTGACGGGCGGCGAAGCGATCGTTACAACCGATGTCGGCCAGCATCAAATGTGGGCGGCGCAATATTACAAGTTTAACCGGCCGAACCGCTGGGTCACATCCGGGGGGCTTGGCACGATGGGCTTCGGACTCCCGGCGGCCATCGGCGCCCAGCTTGCCGACCGGAGCGCCACGGTCGTTTCGATCGTCGGCGACGGCGGCTTCCAAATGACATTCCAAGAACTGTCGGTCATCCAAGAGCTGCAGCTGCCGATCAAAGTCGTCATCGTCAACAATCAGGCGCTCGGCATGGTGCGGCAATGGCAGGAGCTGTTTTATGACAAACGGTACTCCCATTCGCTCATTCCGAACCAGCCGGATTTCGTGAAATTGGCTGAAGCATACGGCATGCCGGGGCTGCGGGCGAAGACGGAAGCGGAAGCTGCCGAAGTATTAAAACAAGCGTTTGCCATCGACGGTCCGGTGCTGCTTGACTTCCATGTCCGCGCCGACGAAAACGTCTATCCGATGGTCGCGCCCGGAAAAGGGCTTCATGAAATGGTGGGGGTGAAAGCATGCGAAGAATTATCACAATGA
- a CDS encoding XTP/dITP diphosphatase codes for MKEIIIATKNAGKAREFAALFAKRGIEVKSLLGFPDVPDVEETGSTFAENAKLKAEAVCQRLQRPVIADDSGLAVDALGGRPGVHSARYAGEDKNDARNIAKLLHELDGVPMEKRTARFHCALAVAIPGRPTVIVEATCDGYIAEAPRGEGGFGYDPVFYLPERRKTMAELSPEEKNAISHRAKALAKLNEQWDEIMAENEKGRTE; via the coding sequence ATGAAGGAGATCATTATTGCTACGAAAAATGCCGGTAAAGCGCGCGAGTTTGCCGCCTTGTTTGCCAAGCGGGGCATCGAAGTGAAATCGCTCCTTGGTTTTCCGGACGTTCCGGATGTCGAAGAAACGGGGAGCACATTTGCCGAAAATGCCAAATTAAAAGCTGAGGCGGTGTGCCAACGCTTGCAACGGCCGGTCATCGCCGATGATTCCGGGCTTGCCGTTGATGCGCTCGGCGGTCGGCCGGGCGTCCATTCAGCCCGCTACGCCGGGGAAGACAAAAACGATGCGCGCAACATCGCTAAGCTGCTTCATGAGCTTGACGGAGTGCCGATGGAGAAGCGCACCGCCCGCTTTCATTGCGCGCTGGCCGTCGCCATTCCCGGGCGGCCGACCGTCATCGTCGAGGCGACGTGTGACGGTTATATCGCCGAAGCGCCGCGTGGAGAGGGCGGTTTTGGATATGACCCTGTCTTTTATCTTCCCGAGCGGAGGAAAACGATGGCCGAACTTTCGCCGGAAGAGAAAAATGCCATCAGCCATCGGGCGAAGGCGCTGGCGAAGCTGAATGAGCAATGGGACGAGATCATGGCCGAAAACGAAAAGGGGCGGACGGAATGA
- the rph gene encoding ribonuclease PH, translating to MRTDGRNNRELRPVHIQPHYMKHAEGSVLIEIGDTKVICTATVEERVPPFMRGGGKGWITAEYGMLPRATEQRNAREASKGKVSGRTMEIQRLIGRALRSVVELEQLGERTVWIDCDVIQADGGTRTASITGAYVALVLALSKLVEEGKLASLPVRDFLAATSVGIDPEHGVILDLNYGEDARAKVDMNVVMTGAGQFVEIQGTGEEASFSRAELEELLEAAQMGIEQLIAIQRRVLGEQAARIGVKQEAERGEKAE from the coding sequence ATGAGAACGGACGGACGAAACAACCGTGAGCTTCGCCCTGTACATATACAACCGCATTATATGAAGCATGCCGAAGGTTCGGTTTTGATTGAAATCGGCGACACGAAAGTGATTTGCACGGCGACGGTTGAAGAGAGAGTGCCGCCGTTTATGCGCGGCGGAGGGAAAGGCTGGATTACGGCTGAATATGGGATGCTGCCGCGGGCGACAGAACAGCGGAATGCAAGGGAAGCCAGCAAAGGGAAAGTGTCAGGGCGGACGATGGAAATTCAGCGTCTGATCGGCCGGGCGCTTCGCTCGGTCGTTGAGCTGGAACAGCTCGGCGAGCGGACCGTCTGGATTGACTGCGACGTCATTCAAGCAGACGGCGGAACGCGGACGGCGTCGATTACCGGTGCGTATGTGGCGCTCGTGCTGGCGCTCTCTAAGCTTGTTGAGGAAGGGAAGCTTGCATCGCTTCCGGTTCGCGATTTTCTCGCTGCCACCTCCGTTGGCATCGATCCTGAACACGGGGTCATTCTCGATTTAAATTACGGCGAGGATGCCCGCGCGAAAGTCGACATGAACGTCGTCATGACTGGAGCCGGCCAGTTTGTCGAAATTCAAGGCACCGGGGAGGAAGCATCCTTTTCGCGCGCCGAGCTAGAGGAGTTGCTCGAGGCGGCGCAGATGGGCATTGAACAGCTCATCGCCATTCAGCGCCGCGTATTGGGCGAGCAGGCGGCCCGCATCGGAGTGAAGCAGGAAGCAGAACGGGGGGAGAAGGCGGAATGA
- a CDS encoding 2-isopropylmalate synthase codes for MRKIKFFDTTLRDGEQSAGVNLNLQEKLEIARQLERLQVDIIEAGFPASSKGDFEAVKQIAETIRTCSVTGLSRSVRSDIDAAWEALKGGAEPRLHLFIATSPIHMVHKLRMTPEQVIEAAVEAVKYAKRFFPIVQWSAEDACRSELPFLAKIVTEVIKAGASVINIPDTVGYITPKEYGEIFLYLRNNVPNIRNISLSAHCHDDLGMAVINSLSAIEHGATQVECTINGIGERAGNAALEEIAVALHIRKDYYQVETRLNLQEIKRTSSLVSKLTGMVVPPNKAVVGKNAFAHESGIHQDGVLKEKTTYEIISPELVGVPSNSMVLGKHSGRHALRNRVEELGYTLSEEEINQLFVRFKELADKKKDVTDDDLIALIFEEKFDHFKDFYQLSSIQVQYGTNQIPTAVVVLKDGKGNDIQEAATGAGSVEALYNTLERCFQTAVTLLDYRIESVGGGRDALAQVFVKVRVNDVETSGRGTAQDVLEASAKAYINAMNRVFMIEAMRAENEKVATP; via the coding sequence GTGCGAAAAATTAAGTTTTTTGATACGACGTTGCGCGACGGGGAACAATCGGCCGGTGTCAACTTAAACTTGCAAGAAAAATTGGAGATCGCCCGCCAGCTCGAGCGGCTGCAAGTCGACATTATCGAGGCGGGCTTCCCCGCCTCATCCAAAGGCGATTTTGAAGCGGTCAAACAAATCGCGGAAACGATTCGAACATGTTCGGTCACCGGATTGTCGCGCTCGGTTCGCAGCGATATTGACGCCGCTTGGGAGGCATTAAAAGGCGGCGCCGAGCCACGGTTGCATTTGTTCATCGCCACCTCGCCGATCCATATGGTGCACAAATTGCGGATGACGCCGGAGCAAGTCATTGAAGCGGCAGTGGAAGCGGTGAAATATGCCAAACGTTTCTTCCCGATCGTTCAATGGTCGGCGGAAGATGCGTGCCGGAGTGAGTTGCCGTTTTTGGCAAAAATCGTTACCGAAGTGATCAAAGCCGGCGCCTCCGTGATCAATATCCCAGATACGGTCGGCTATATTACACCAAAAGAGTATGGGGAGATCTTCCTCTATTTACGAAATAATGTTCCGAATATTAGGAATATTTCTTTGTCCGCCCATTGCCACGACGATTTAGGCATGGCGGTCATCAACTCGCTGTCGGCCATCGAGCACGGGGCGACGCAAGTCGAGTGCACGATCAACGGCATCGGCGAGCGGGCCGGCAACGCGGCGCTTGAGGAGATCGCTGTCGCCCTTCACATTCGCAAAGATTATTACCAAGTGGAAACGCGCCTCAATTTGCAAGAAATTAAGCGCACGAGCAGTCTAGTAAGCAAGCTGACCGGCATGGTCGTTCCGCCGAACAAGGCGGTTGTTGGCAAAAACGCGTTTGCCCACGAATCCGGCATTCATCAAGACGGCGTCCTAAAAGAAAAAACGACGTATGAAATCATCTCGCCGGAGCTCGTCGGTGTGCCGTCGAATTCGATGGTGCTTGGCAAACATTCCGGACGCCATGCGCTCCGCAACCGGGTCGAAGAGCTCGGCTATACGCTGTCAGAGGAAGAGATCAATCAGTTGTTCGTCCGCTTTAAAGAGCTGGCGGATAAAAAGAAAGATGTGACGGATGATGATTTGATCGCTTTAATTTTCGAAGAGAAGTTCGATCATTTCAAAGACTTTTACCAATTGTCGTCGATTCAAGTGCAGTACGGGACAAATCAAATCCCGACAGCGGTTGTTGTGTTAAAAGACGGAAAAGGAAACGACATCCAAGAAGCGGCGACCGGAGCGGGCAGCGTCGAGGCGCTGTACAACACGTTAGAGCGCTGTTTCCAAACAGCGGTGACGCTGCTAGATTACCGGATTGAATCGGTCGGGGGCGGCCGCGATGCGTTAGCGCAAGTATTTGTCAAAGTGCGCGTCAACGATGTGGAAACGAGCGGGCGCGGAACGGCGCAAGATGTGCTGGAAGCTTCAGCTAAAGCGTACATTAACGCGATGAACCGCGTGTTTATGATCGAAGCCATGCGCGCTGAAAACGAAAAAGTGGCAACACCATAA